The following is a genomic window from Amycolatopsis australiensis.
TCAGGACTTTTTCGCCGTGGAAGCGCTTCGGGGCGACGTCGGGGGCCGCCACCGTCACTGTGCTCGGGACCGCCGGGAGGCGGGGTGCCGTCTGGCCCGTCACCGCCGGGTCGACGAGGTTGGCCGCCGCCACCGGGAGGTACAGGGTGAACGTGCTGCCCACGCCCGGCTCGCTGACCACGCGCAGCTCGCCGCCCAGGAGTTCGGTCAGCTGCTGGCTGATGTTCAGCCCGAGGCCGGTGCCGCCGTACTTGCGGCTCGTCGTGCCGTCCGCCTGGCGGAACGCCTCGAAGATGACCGCCAGTTTCTCCTCCGGGATGCCGATCCCGGTGTCCTCGACGGCGAACGCGATGATGCCCGGCGCGTTCTTGAGGGACTCCTGCTCGACCTCGGCCGGGTCGGCGGCCCGGATGTGCAGGCGGACGCCGCCTTCGTCGGTGAACTTGGCCGCGTTGGACAGCAGGTTCCGCAGGATCTGCTGGAGCCGGTGCTCGTCGGTGTGGACGCTGCCCGGCACCGGCGGGTCGATGTGGACCGCGAACTCGAGGCCCTTGTCCGCGGTCAGCGGCCGGCACAGGGACTCGACGTAGTCCACCAGCTCCGGCAGCGTGACGTCGGACATCTGCAGGTCGAGCCGGCCCGCTTCGACCTTCGCCAGGTCGAGGATGTCGTTGATCAGCTGCTGCAGGTCGGAGCCGGCCGCGTAGATCGTCTTCGCGAACTGGATCTGCTTCTCGGTCAGGTTGCCCTCGGGGTTCTCCGACAGCAGCTTCGCCAGGATCAGCGCGCTGTTCAGCGGGGTCCGCAGCTCGTGCGACATGTTGGCCATGAACTCGGTCTTGTACTGCGAGGCCACCGTCAGCTGCCCGGCGCGTTCCTCCAGCTCTTGGCGGGCCTGCTCGATCTCGCTGTTCTTGACCTCGATGTCGCGGTTCTGCTGGGCCAGCAGCGCGGCCTTCTCGGCCAGCTCGGTGTTGGACCGCCGCAGCTCGCCCTGCTGGGCCTGCAGCTGCTCCGACCGCGCCCGCAGCTCCTGCGCCAGGCGCTGCGACTCCGTCAGCAGCGCTTCGGTCCGCGAGTTCGACAGGATCGTGTTCACGTTGACGCCGATCGTGTGCCGCAGCTGCTCCAGCAGGTCCTGGTGGACCGTGCTGAACTCGTTGACCGAGGCCAGCTCCAGCACGCCGAGCACCTCGCCCTGGAACAGCACCGGCAGCACGATCAGGTTCACCGGCGCCGCCGAGCCGAGCCCGGACGAGATCAGCGCGTACTCCGGCGGCGCGTCCCGCACGAGGATCGTGCGCTGGTCGACGGCGGCCTGGCCGATCAGCGACTCGCCCATCGCGAACCGCAGCCCCGCGCGCGACTGCGCGAGCCCGTAGGCCGCGATGCACTCCAGCACCGTGCCGTCGCGGTCGTCGTCGCGGGCCAGGAAGAACGCGCCCTGCTGCGCGCGCACCAGCGGCGCCAGCTCGCTCAGGATCAGCGACGCCACCGACGTCAGGTCGCGGTGGCCCTGCATCCGGCCCGACAGCTGCGCGAGGTTCGTCTTCAGCCAGTCCTGCTCGCGGTTGGTCCTCGTCGTCTCCTTGAGGTTCGCGATCATCTGGTTGATGTTGTCCTTGAGGTCGGCCAGCTCGCCGTTCGCCTCGACGGTGATCTGCCGGGTCAGGTCGCCCGCGGTCACCGCCGTCGCGACCTGGCCGATCGCGCGCACCTGGGTGGTCAGGTTCCCGGCCAGCCGGTTCACGCTCTCGGTGAGCCGCTGCCAGGTGCCGGACACGCCGTCGACCTCGGCCTGGCCGCCCAGCTTGCCTTCGGTGCCGACCTCGCGCGCCACGCGCGTGACCTCCGAGGCGAACGCCGAGAGCTGGTCGACCATCGTGTTCATCGTGGTCTTGAGCTCGAGGATCTCGCCGCGCGCGTCGACGTCGATCTTCTTGGTCAGGTCGCCCTTCGCGACCGCGGTGGTGACCTGGGAGATGTTGCGCACCTGGCTGGTCAGGTTGTGCGCCATGAAGTTGACGTTCTCGGTCAGGTCCTTCCAGGTCCCGGCCACGCCGGGGACGCGGGCCTGGCCGCCGAGGATGCCTTCGGTGCCGACTTCGCGGGCGACGCGGGTGACCTCGTCGGCGAACGCGCGCAGCGTCTCGACCATGCCGTTGAGCGTCTCGGCCAGCGCCGCGACCTCGCCCTGGGCGTCGATGGAGATCTTCTTCGACAGGTCGCCGTTGGCCACCGCGCTCGCCACGGTGGCGATGTTGCGCACCTGGTCGGTCAGGTTGTCGGCCATGACGTTGACGTTGTCGGTGAGGTCCTTCCACGTGCCCGCCACGCCGCGGACGCGCGCCTGGCCGCCGAGGATGCCTTCGGTGCCGACTTCGCGGGCGACGCGGGTGACTTCGTCGGCGAACGCGGACAGCTGGTCGACCATCGTGTTCAGCGTCGTCTTGAGTTCCAGGATCTCGCCGCGCGCGTCGACGGTGATCTTCTGGGTCAGGTCGCCCTTCGC
Proteins encoded in this region:
- a CDS encoding HAMP domain-containing protein; this encodes MTTESQSEAAALERLLVAVRDLGDGNFRRRLVPHGDGISAQLAVAFNDIAERNQRLVSELLRVRAAVGQEGRLGERLEGQVGPGGWATAVDCVNGLVEDLTRPAIELDRVLGAVADGDLSQPMSLTLDGRPLQGAYATLAKTVNGLIAQLSRFAAEVTRLSREIAGEGRLGGQAVVPGVSGTWRDLTDSVNFMADNLTEQVRNIAQVTTAVARGDLTQKINVDARGEILELKNTINTMVDQLSAFADEVTRVSREVGSDGKLGGQARVPGVAGTWRDLTDSVNLMADNLTEQVRGISQVATAVASGDLTKKIDVDARGEILQLKNTLNTMVDQLSAFAGEVTRVAREVGSEGKLGGQAEVPGAAGTWRSLTDSVNQMADNLTDQVRNISHVTTAVAKGDLTQKITVDARGEFFELKTTMNTMVDQLSAFADEVTRVAREVGTEGQLGGQAQVPGVAGTWRDLTGSVNFMANNLTTQVRNIAQVATAVARGDLTQKIAVDARGEILELKNTLNTMVDQLSAFADEVTRVAREVGTEGKLGGQATVPGVAGTWKDLTDNVNSMANNLTDQVRNIAQVTSAVAKGDLTQKITVDARGEILELKTTLNTMVDQLSAFADEVTRVAREVGTEGILGGQARVRGVAGTWKDLTDNVNVMADNLTDQVRNIATVASAVANGDLSKKISIDAQGEVAALAETLNGMVETLRAFADEVTRVAREVGTEGILGGQARVPGVAGTWKDLTENVNFMAHNLTSQVRNISQVTTAVAKGDLTKKIDVDARGEILELKTTMNTMVDQLSAFASEVTRVAREVGTEGKLGGQAEVDGVSGTWQRLTESVNRLAGNLTTQVRAIGQVATAVTAGDLTRQITVEANGELADLKDNINQMIANLKETTRTNREQDWLKTNLAQLSGRMQGHRDLTSVASLILSELAPLVRAQQGAFFLARDDDRDGTVLECIAAYGLAQSRAGLRFAMGESLIGQAAVDQRTILVRDAPPEYALISSGLGSAAPVNLIVLPVLFQGEVLGVLELASVNEFSTVHQDLLEQLRHTIGVNVNTILSNSRTEALLTESQRLAQELRARSEQLQAQQGELRRSNTELAEKAALLAQQNRDIEVKNSEIEQARQELEERAGQLTVASQYKTEFMANMSHELRTPLNSALILAKLLSENPEGNLTEKQIQFAKTIYAAGSDLQQLINDILDLAKVEAGRLDLQMSDVTLPELVDYVESLCRPLTADKGLEFAVHIDPPVPGSVHTDEHRLQQILRNLLSNAAKFTDEGGVRLHIRAADPAEVEQESLKNAPGIIAFAVEDTGIGIPEEKLAVIFEAFRQADGTTSRKYGGTGLGLNISQQLTELLGGELRVVSEPGVGSTFTLYLPVAAANLVDPAVTGQTAPRLPAVPSTVTVAAPDVAPKRFHGEKVLIVDDDLRNVFALAAVLEQAGLEVIYAETGVDGIRALERNEDTALVLMDVMMPELDGNATIAAIRAEAANADLPVIAVTAKATPEDRARTLASGADEYITKPVDTDKLLDVIAAKLEADAASTRDAAVSADTAG